A region from the Halosolutus gelatinilyticus genome encodes:
- a CDS encoding SRPBCC domain-containing protein, with protein MDQAEVFEEIDAPPEVVWDVLLEFDQYPSWNPFIRSIEGDAVEGERLRVRIDPPESRPVTFEPEVIAVEEGRRLVWQGRLGVPFAFDGYHEFHLEPIDDGERTRLLHRETVRGALVPLLFDRNETGRGFRAMNEAIKARAEGRVNAPA; from the coding sequence ATGGATCAGGCAGAAGTGTTCGAAGAGATCGACGCCCCGCCAGAGGTGGTCTGGGACGTGCTCCTCGAGTTCGACCAGTACCCGTCGTGGAACCCGTTCATCCGATCGATCGAGGGCGACGCCGTCGAAGGCGAACGACTTCGGGTTCGGATCGATCCCCCGGAGTCGCGGCCGGTGACGTTCGAACCCGAGGTTATCGCCGTCGAGGAGGGACGACGACTCGTCTGGCAGGGCCGACTCGGCGTCCCGTTCGCCTTCGACGGCTACCACGAGTTCCACCTCGAACCGATCGACGACGGCGAACGGACGCGGTTGCTCCACCGGGAGACCGTCCGGGGCGCGCTCGTCCCGCTCCTGTTCGACAGGAACGAGACCGGACGCGGGTTTCGGGCGATGAACGAGGCGATCAAGGCGCGCGCCGAGGGGCGGGTGAACGCGCCGGCGTGA
- a CDS encoding SRPBCC domain-containing protein, translated as MTELVASISIDAPPAVVWSVLSDFDAYPSWNPFIPTIEGDAITGTRLRVRIEPPDSRAATLRPRVLEATPGRRLVWLGRLGLPGLFDGKHAFELEALPDDRTRFTQRETFHGLLVGLLLDESNVRRGFEAMNEAIKTRAEARVVA; from the coding sequence ATGACCGAACTCGTCGCGTCGATCTCGATCGACGCACCGCCGGCCGTGGTCTGGTCCGTCCTGTCCGATTTCGACGCCTACCCGTCGTGGAACCCGTTCATCCCGACGATAGAAGGAGACGCCATCACCGGCACTCGACTCCGCGTTCGGATCGAACCGCCGGACTCGCGCGCGGCGACGCTCCGACCGCGGGTGCTCGAAGCGACTCCCGGCCGACGGCTGGTCTGGCTCGGTCGACTCGGACTTCCGGGGTTGTTCGACGGCAAACACGCGTTCGAACTCGAAGCTCTCCCAGACGATCGGACGCGGTTCACCCAGCGCGAGACGTTCCACGGCCTCCTCGTCGGTCTGCTGCTCGACGAGTCGAACGTCCGCCGAGGGTTCGAGGCGATGAACGAGGCGATAAAAACCCGCGCGGAGGCGCGCGTCGTGGCCTGA
- a CDS encoding HAD family hydrolase, with protein MTDYDAIVFDNDGVLTTPTDRDALIEAGRAAFEEVGVTDPADDHVETLLGPTVDSLHRTADEHGVDPQDLWIARERAAIDAQLEEIRAGRKRLYDDVDVVDALETAKAIVSNNQHETIGNILDYFDLNGFNPWYGREPTIEGIDRKKPTPYYLELALEELGATNPLYVGDTWVDVEAADAAGIDSAYIWRDHAVGYEEWTAARPTHEIETLAAIPDLAGPATES; from the coding sequence ATGACGGACTACGATGCGATCGTCTTCGACAACGACGGCGTGCTGACGACACCGACGGACCGCGACGCGCTGATCGAAGCGGGTCGAGCCGCGTTCGAGGAGGTCGGCGTCACCGATCCGGCGGACGACCACGTCGAGACGCTGCTGGGACCGACCGTCGACTCGCTGCACCGCACCGCCGACGAGCACGGCGTCGACCCGCAGGACCTCTGGATCGCCCGCGAGCGCGCGGCGATCGACGCCCAGCTCGAGGAGATCCGGGCGGGTCGGAAGCGACTCTACGACGACGTCGACGTCGTTGACGCCCTCGAGACGGCGAAGGCGATCGTCAGCAACAACCAGCACGAGACGATCGGGAACATTCTCGATTACTTCGACCTGAACGGATTCAACCCCTGGTACGGCCGCGAGCCGACGATCGAGGGCATCGATCGGAAGAAACCGACCCCGTACTACCTCGAACTCGCGCTGGAGGAACTCGGCGCGACGAACCCGCTGTACGTGGGCGACACCTGGGTGGACGTCGAAGCCGCCGACGCCGCGGGCATCGACTCGGCGTACATCTGGCGCGATCACGCGGTCGGGTACGAGGAGTGGACGGCCGCGAGGCCGACCCACGAGATCGAGACCCTCGCGGCGATCCCCGATCTGGCCGGCCCCGCCACGGAGTCGTAG
- a CDS encoding DUF6735 family protein, which translates to MGHRALVAYRRPDHLYDLRYSHWGANDLSLATSITAETPLADGAVAADLLADAIARDRILADYLDPCVHEALYVVDPADDYAIATYRVCWLEWGDGHDGGRGAIVDVAPGSADRDLRTWFRATKTVLGDVVEMGGLSRRAALAYLEARVCEDQGGTVYTYDGSIGADEPRPDHWRESGG; encoded by the coding sequence ATGGGACATAGAGCGCTCGTCGCCTACCGGCGGCCGGACCACCTCTACGATCTCAGATACAGCCACTGGGGCGCGAACGATCTCTCCCTCGCGACGTCGATCACGGCCGAAACCCCGCTGGCGGACGGCGCCGTCGCGGCCGACCTGCTGGCGGACGCGATCGCTCGCGATCGGATCCTCGCCGACTACCTCGACCCCTGCGTTCACGAGGCGCTGTACGTGGTCGACCCCGCGGACGACTACGCGATCGCCACCTACCGCGTCTGCTGGCTCGAGTGGGGCGACGGCCACGACGGCGGCCGCGGCGCGATCGTCGACGTCGCGCCCGGCAGCGCGGACCGCGATCTCCGGACGTGGTTTCGCGCGACCAAGACCGTCCTGGGAGACGTCGTCGAGATGGGGGGCCTCTCCAGGCGCGCCGCGCTGGCGTACCTCGAAGCGCGCGTCTGCGAGGATCAGGGCGGAACGGTGTACACCTACGATGGGTCGATCGGCGCGGACGAGCCTCGGCCCGATCACTGGCGAGAAAGCGGCGGGTGA
- a CDS encoding MutS-related protein has protein sequence MRLEEYWGVGPKTRATLIEELGRERAIEAIESGDVRALADAGLPRGRATRILRRATGGEGMDILATSDARSAYKELLDLAVDHAVTQRAADRIRVLTPLTNRAAMAARLDDVLAARDAWAALDDADREAVLDAYERYDERDGSDHAAVEAALALLDAGVDSGPFEAIAELERERLAEAAAALAALDGERGRVREDADEELDRLRDALGAIEDMDANALELIEDLRSDGVRDVGQFREAFEDHLLGATDATIDQVREAMPTDAADATDFVGGTLRTLRSDLTDAIDEREETVASEFEETLAESSEAVEQAIAAVDDIALHLSLARFALAYGCTRPAFVEGDEAAVSVVNARNLTLVTREDGTAARVRDDREDGTAARAGGDREDESVQPITYGLGDHGVTNVPESIEAPPGEEHVAVLTGANSGGKTTLLETLCQVVLLAAMGLPVPADRAEVTPVDSLVFHRRHASFNAGVLESTLRSIVPPLSTGGRTLMLVDEFEAITEPGSAADLLHGLVTLSVDRDALGVFVTHLADDLEPLPPEARVDGIFAEGLNPDLELLVDYQPRFDTVGRSTPEFIVSRLVANASDRAERAGFETLAEAVGNDVVQRTLADARWSE, from the coding sequence ATGCGACTCGAGGAGTACTGGGGGGTCGGTCCGAAGACGCGAGCGACGCTGATCGAGGAACTCGGTCGAGAGCGGGCGATCGAGGCGATCGAGAGCGGTGACGTTCGCGCGCTCGCGGACGCGGGGCTCCCCCGCGGCCGGGCGACGCGCATCCTGCGCCGGGCGACCGGCGGCGAGGGGATGGATATCCTGGCGACGAGCGACGCCCGATCGGCGTACAAGGAACTGCTCGACCTGGCCGTGGACCACGCCGTGACGCAGCGAGCGGCCGATCGGATCCGCGTACTCACGCCGCTCACGAACCGCGCGGCGATGGCGGCTCGTCTCGACGACGTCCTCGCCGCGCGCGACGCCTGGGCGGCCCTCGACGATGCCGATCGTGAGGCCGTCCTCGACGCCTACGAGCGCTACGATGAGCGCGACGGCAGCGACCACGCCGCCGTCGAGGCCGCGCTCGCACTCCTCGATGCGGGCGTCGACTCCGGCCCCTTCGAAGCGATCGCGGAACTCGAGCGCGAGCGCCTCGCCGAGGCCGCGGCCGCGCTCGCTGCGCTCGACGGCGAGCGGGGCCGGGTTCGTGAGGATGCTGACGAGGAACTCGACCGACTGCGAGACGCGCTCGGCGCCATCGAGGACATGGACGCGAACGCGCTCGAACTGATCGAGGACCTGCGCTCGGACGGCGTTCGCGACGTCGGGCAGTTCCGCGAGGCGTTCGAGGATCACCTCCTGGGAGCGACTGACGCGACGATCGACCAGGTGCGCGAGGCGATGCCGACCGACGCGGCCGACGCGACCGACTTCGTCGGCGGGACGCTCCGAACGCTCCGCTCCGATCTGACCGACGCGATCGACGAGCGCGAGGAGACCGTGGCGAGCGAGTTCGAGGAGACGCTGGCGGAGAGCAGCGAGGCCGTCGAGCAGGCGATCGCGGCCGTCGACGACATCGCGCTCCACCTGTCGCTCGCCCGGTTCGCGCTCGCGTACGGCTGTACGCGACCGGCGTTCGTCGAGGGGGACGAGGCGGCCGTCTCGGTCGTCAACGCCCGCAACCTCACGCTCGTGACGCGGGAGGACGGCACCGCAGCGAGAGTCAGAGACGACCGCGAGGACGGCACCGCAGCGCGAGCCGGAGGCGATCGCGAGGACGAGTCGGTGCAGCCGATCACCTACGGCCTCGGCGATCACGGCGTCACGAACGTCCCGGAGAGCATCGAGGCGCCGCCGGGCGAGGAGCACGTCGCGGTGTTGACCGGCGCGAACAGCGGCGGGAAGACGACGCTGCTCGAGACGCTGTGTCAGGTCGTCCTGCTCGCCGCGATGGGGCTCCCCGTGCCGGCCGATCGGGCTGAGGTGACGCCCGTCGATTCGCTCGTCTTCCACCGCCGCCACGCGAGTTTCAACGCCGGCGTCCTCGAGTCGACGCTGCGATCGATCGTGCCGCCGCTGTCGACCGGCGGGCGTACCCTGATGCTCGTCGACGAGTTCGAGGCCATCACGGAGCCGGGGAGCGCGGCCGACCTGCTGCACGGCCTCGTGACGCTGTCGGTCGACCGGGACGCGCTGGGCGTGTTCGTCACCCACCTCGCGGACGATCTGGAACCCCTGCCGCCCGAGGCGCGGGTGGACGGCATCTTCGCCGAGGGGCTGAACCCCGACCTCGAACTCCTGGTCGACTACCAGCCGCGGTTCGACACGGTGGGTCGATCGACGCCGGAGTTCATCGTCTCGCGGCTGGTCGCGAACGCGTCCGATCGAGCCGAACGCGCCGGCTTCGAGACCCTCGCGGAGGCCGTCGGCAACGACGTCGTCCAGCGGACGCTGGCGGACGCCCGCTGGAGCGAGTGA
- a CDS encoding ribonucleotide-diphosphate reductase subunit beta, whose protein sequence is MSTDGTRSAIDRDRRSFRYYRNAVERHWDPHEIDLEPDREAISDAPPVAFDGLRETLALFGAGEEAVTEDLSPLAVVLGDVADQQFVTTQLYEEAKHADFFDRYWRTVINPEEERRELERSSPGDDRWFSEPYDELFERNDAAMHRLLVDDTPENRAIAYCHYHMAIEGILAQTGYYGVQSNFSGDYEELPKLPGLVEGFSKIRSDEGRHVGFGMWKLKTLVRDEGVDPQLVEETVGELAMLVQRIVGGASEDDATGLDEAELVSYAAEKHAQRTEQITDATAEMPDVDELVKLDG, encoded by the coding sequence ATGTCAACGGACGGCACTCGCTCCGCGATCGACCGCGATCGGCGCTCGTTTCGCTACTACCGCAACGCCGTCGAGCGCCACTGGGATCCCCACGAGATCGACCTCGAACCCGATCGCGAGGCGATTTCCGACGCGCCGCCGGTCGCGTTCGACGGCCTGCGCGAGACCCTGGCCCTATTCGGTGCGGGCGAGGAGGCCGTTACGGAAGACCTCTCGCCGCTCGCGGTCGTCCTCGGTGACGTCGCCGACCAGCAGTTCGTCACGACGCAACTGTACGAGGAGGCCAAACACGCCGACTTCTTCGATCGGTACTGGCGCACCGTGATCAACCCGGAAGAAGAGCGGCGCGAACTCGAGCGGTCCTCGCCGGGCGACGATCGGTGGTTCTCCGAGCCCTACGACGAACTGTTCGAGCGCAACGACGCTGCGATGCACCGACTGCTCGTCGACGACACGCCCGAAAACCGCGCGATCGCGTACTGCCACTACCACATGGCGATCGAGGGCATCCTCGCTCAGACGGGCTACTACGGCGTCCAATCGAACTTCAGCGGCGACTACGAGGAGCTACCGAAGCTGCCGGGGCTCGTCGAGGGCTTCTCGAAGATCCGCAGCGACGAGGGCCGTCACGTCGGCTTCGGCATGTGGAAGCTCAAGACGCTGGTGCGCGACGAGGGCGTCGACCCGCAACTCGTCGAGGAGACCGTCGGCGAACTGGCGATGCTCGTCCAGCGGATCGTCGGCGGCGCCTCGGAGGACGACGCGACCGGCCTCGACGAGGCCGAACTGGTGAGCTACGCCGCCGAGAAGCACGCCCAGCGGACGGAACAGATCACCGACGCCACCGCGGAGATGCCCGACGTCGACGAACTCGTGAAACTGGACGGGTAG
- the purF gene encoding amidophosphoribosyltransferase gives MTEKCGVVGVSLGGRDAARPLYYALYALQHRGQESAGIVTHDGFQQHSHVEMGLVGDVFDEDDLDVLNGSSGIGHTRYPTAGSVDSCCAQPFSVSFKSGSLGLSHNGNLINADEIREELAAVGHAFTSDGDTEVIAHDLARNLLEEDLVRAVKRTMQRIHGSYSLTISHDDTVLGVRDPQGNRPLCIGKLDDGYMIASESAAIDTLDGELVRDVRPGELVVLQEDGQGFDSYQLIEEEHTAHCFFEHVYFARPDSVIDGTLVYEARRELGRKLWEESGVETDVVMPVPDSGRAFASGYADAASETTADGEPRDRDDDGVEFAEGLMKNRYVGRTFIMPTQDERERAVRLKLNPIKSTIEGKTVTVIDDSIVRGTTSTQLVQLLKDCGAEEVHVRIGAPSIVAPCYMGINMATRGELIASDKTTAEIRDAIDADSLAYLSTDAVADVLEKERIDLCLGCVTGEYPYDIDGEETDRDVSRPDLGSRTLPADD, from the coding sequence ATGACCGAAAAGTGCGGCGTCGTCGGCGTCTCACTGGGCGGTCGCGACGCGGCACGGCCGTTGTACTACGCGCTCTACGCACTCCAGCACCGCGGCCAGGAGTCGGCGGGGATCGTCACCCACGACGGGTTCCAGCAACACAGCCACGTCGAGATGGGGCTCGTGGGGGACGTCTTTGACGAGGACGACCTCGACGTGCTCAACGGATCGTCGGGAATCGGCCACACCCGCTATCCCACCGCGGGGTCGGTCGACTCCTGTTGTGCGCAGCCGTTCTCCGTCTCGTTCAAGAGCGGGTCGCTCGGCCTGAGCCACAACGGCAACCTCATCAACGCCGACGAAATCCGCGAGGAACTCGCGGCCGTCGGCCACGCCTTCACCAGCGACGGCGACACCGAGGTCATCGCCCACGACCTCGCGCGCAACCTGCTCGAGGAGGACCTCGTGCGCGCGGTCAAGCGTACCATGCAGCGGATCCACGGCTCGTACTCGCTGACGATCAGCCACGACGACACCGTCCTCGGCGTCCGCGACCCGCAAGGGAACCGACCGCTCTGTATCGGGAAGCTCGACGACGGCTACATGATCGCCTCCGAGTCGGCGGCGATCGACACGCTGGACGGCGAACTCGTCCGCGACGTCCGACCCGGCGAACTGGTCGTCCTTCAGGAGGACGGCCAGGGCTTTGACTCCTACCAGTTGATCGAGGAGGAGCATACGGCCCACTGCTTCTTCGAACACGTCTACTTCGCCCGGCCGGACAGCGTCATCGACGGCACGCTCGTCTACGAGGCCCGACGGGAACTGGGACGCAAGCTCTGGGAGGAAAGCGGCGTCGAAACCGACGTCGTGATGCCCGTCCCCGACTCCGGGCGCGCGTTCGCCTCCGGCTACGCCGACGCCGCGAGCGAGACGACGGCCGACGGCGAACCCCGCGACCGGGACGACGACGGCGTGGAGTTCGCCGAGGGGCTGATGAAAAATCGGTACGTCGGTCGTACCTTCATCATGCCGACCCAGGACGAGCGCGAGCGCGCGGTCCGATTGAAGCTGAACCCGATCAAATCGACGATCGAGGGCAAGACCGTCACCGTCATCGACGACTCGATCGTCCGCGGGACCACCTCGACGCAGCTGGTCCAGCTGCTCAAGGACTGTGGCGCTGAGGAGGTTCACGTCCGGATCGGCGCGCCGTCGATCGTCGCCCCCTGTTACATGGGCATCAACATGGCGACCCGCGGGGAACTGATCGCGTCGGACAAGACGACCGCGGAGATCCGCGACGCGATCGACGCCGACAGCCTCGCGTACCTCTCGACTGACGCCGTCGCCGACGTCTTAGAGAAGGAGCGCATCGACCTCTGTCTCGGCTGCGTGACCGGCGAGTACCCCTACGACATCGACGGCGAGGAGACCGATCGGGACGTGAGCCGGCCCGACCTCGGGAGCCGAACCCTCCCGGCGGACGACTGA
- a CDS encoding methyltransferase family protein, translating to MPAFLIAVGIWILSDWSLALRYRDAADTNQDRGSKRAIGLAVVGGVLVAASAATLAPSVRFPYSTSPFWIGLAVILVGVGVRQYAVWTLDEAFSLVVTVDGDDEVVDSGPYRWVRHPSYTGALLSLLGLGVAIGNWLSLLVLVVAGLSGYGYRIRVEERALRETLGEGYVEYENRTPYRLIPGLW from the coding sequence ATGCCTGCCTTTCTGATCGCGGTCGGAATCTGGATCCTCTCGGACTGGTCGCTCGCCCTGCGATATCGGGACGCGGCCGACACGAACCAGGATCGTGGCTCGAAGCGCGCGATCGGACTGGCCGTCGTCGGGGGCGTTCTCGTCGCGGCCAGCGCCGCGACGCTCGCGCCGTCGGTGCGATTCCCGTACTCGACGAGCCCCTTCTGGATCGGCCTCGCGGTGATCCTCGTCGGTGTCGGGGTCCGCCAGTATGCCGTGTGGACGCTCGACGAGGCCTTCTCGCTCGTCGTTACGGTCGACGGAGACGACGAGGTGGTCGATTCGGGCCCCTATCGCTGGGTTCGCCACCCCTCGTACACGGGGGCGCTGCTCTCGCTGCTCGGGCTCGGTGTCGCGATCGGCAACTGGCTGAGCCTCCTCGTCCTCGTCGTCGCCGGACTGAGCGGGTACGGATACCGAATCAGGGTCGAGGAGCGCGCGCTTCGCGAAACGCTGGGCGAGGGCTACGTCGAATACGAAAATCGAACGCCGTACCGGCTGATCCCCGGACTCTGGTAG
- a CDS encoding DUF420 domain-containing protein has protein sequence MEYVSRDRVRPFAAILSIVSLAIVFAAAGGRIPSSTVPIAPEWVLDLIPHVNVAISATAIATIVIGWRAIRHGRIDRHRKSMVASFGLFATFLALYLYRLVATGGPQPFPGPDAVYQFVYLPVLAIHILLAIVCIPLVYYALLLAAAYPIDELVRTNHARVGRIAASLWLISFSLGIVVYALLHVAY, from the coding sequence ATGGAGTACGTTTCGCGAGACCGGGTCCGTCCGTTCGCTGCGATCCTGAGTATCGTCTCGCTCGCGATCGTCTTCGCCGCGGCGGGCGGCCGGATTCCGTCATCGACCGTGCCGATCGCGCCCGAGTGGGTCCTCGACCTGATCCCCCACGTCAACGTCGCGATCAGCGCGACGGCGATCGCCACGATCGTGATCGGCTGGCGGGCGATCCGTCACGGACGGATCGACAGACACCGCAAATCGATGGTCGCCTCATTCGGCCTGTTCGCGACGTTTCTTGCCCTCTACCTCTACCGGCTGGTTGCGACCGGCGGCCCGCAGCCGTTTCCCGGCCCCGATGCGGTCTACCAGTTCGTCTACCTGCCAGTGCTCGCGATCCACATCCTGCTGGCGATCGTCTGCATTCCGCTGGTGTACTACGCGCTGTTGCTCGCCGCCGCGTACCCGATCGACGAACTCGTCCGGACGAACCACGCCCGCGTCGGCCGGATCGCCGCGAGCCTGTGGCTAATCTCGTTCTCGCTGGGGATCGTCGTCTACGCGCTGTTGCACGTCGCGTACTGA
- a CDS encoding helix-turn-helix domain-containing protein — protein sequence MAKYSTGSSAGGGGTNCELCGAESNSLRRAEVAGAELEVCPDCAPHDDSRKRRQQRRGSQGSQGSQGSSTGSDGSRDEQSRKKKAARNVAKANPVWDGDSEHWEKEGTNYDDDPLPYLVSDYGQALVEARQEAALQREELAEELGAREKDILAVEQGRATQAGIGGGLIDALEDRLDVRLAE from the coding sequence ATGGCTAAATATTCGACCGGTTCGTCCGCCGGCGGCGGCGGGACGAACTGCGAACTCTGTGGTGCCGAAAGCAACTCGCTCCGGCGCGCGGAAGTCGCCGGCGCCGAGCTCGAGGTCTGCCCCGATTGCGCGCCCCACGACGACAGTCGAAAGCGGCGACAGCAACGGCGCGGCTCGCAGGGGTCGCAGGGCTCTCAGGGCTCGAGCACGGGGTCCGACGGCTCTCGAGACGAACAGAGCCGAAAGAAGAAGGCCGCCCGGAACGTCGCGAAGGCGAACCCAGTCTGGGACGGCGACTCGGAACACTGGGAGAAAGAAGGAACCAACTACGACGATGACCCCCTGCCGTATCTCGTCTCCGACTACGGTCAAGCCCTCGTCGAAGCCCGTCAGGAGGCCGCCCTCCAGCGCGAGGAGCTCGCCGAGGAACTCGGCGCCCGCGAGAAGGACATCCTCGCCGTAGAACAGGGCCGCGCGACGCAGGCCGGCATCGGCGGCGGCCTGATCGACGCGCTCGAAGACCGCCTCGACGTCCGACTCGCCGAATAA
- a CDS encoding alanyl-tRNA editing protein yields the protein MSGQRAAAEPYTTRFETEVTSIDGRQVWLETSYFYGESGGQPADRGTIGDVAVEGVRYADGEQVHVLAAEPSFATGQRVLCSIDWSFRMYCMRAHTASHVLYGAGRRLLDDLGYGGFDISDEKVRVDLETSTPIDDETLIELNELVNRAVWESRPVSWEDVPVAEARERDGIAFNEATEEGAFRKGRVRIVTIGSGDDNGNGGRPNGAVNGSAGEPWDVAACGGTHVRNTREIGPVTVLDRSNPGEGVTRVELAVGPRAIGRRTVEKRTAYGAKRALGVAVEDVPDELDRLADERDGLAREVRTLRRELVETRLAGETPFDRGGCEWIATTVEDVDSNEASEVAREVVGEVADVVVLVGAGDSPYAVVATNGSVSAAAVVTDVTDQFGGGGGGSERVAQAGGFDAAPDEVLSAVNP from the coding sequence ATGAGCGGGCAACGGGCGGCGGCGGAGCCGTACACCACGCGATTCGAGACGGAAGTGACGTCCATCGACGGCCGACAGGTCTGGCTCGAGACGAGCTACTTCTACGGCGAGAGCGGCGGCCAGCCGGCCGACCGCGGAACCATCGGCGACGTCGCGGTCGAAGGCGTCCGGTACGCCGACGGTGAGCAGGTGCACGTCTTAGCCGCGGAGCCGTCGTTCGCGACTGGTCAGCGCGTGCTGTGTTCGATCGACTGGTCGTTCCGGATGTACTGCATGCGCGCCCACACCGCCAGCCACGTCCTCTACGGCGCTGGCAGACGCCTCCTCGACGACCTCGGCTACGGCGGGTTCGACATCAGCGACGAGAAGGTTCGGGTCGACCTGGAGACAAGCACGCCGATCGACGACGAGACGCTGATCGAACTGAACGAACTGGTCAACCGGGCCGTCTGGGAGTCTCGCCCCGTTTCGTGGGAGGACGTTCCCGTCGCGGAGGCGCGCGAACGCGACGGGATCGCGTTCAACGAGGCGACCGAGGAGGGCGCGTTCCGGAAGGGGCGTGTCCGGATCGTCACGATCGGAAGTGGAGACGACAACGGAAACGGCGGTCGCCCGAACGGGGCAGTCAACGGCAGCGCGGGCGAGCCGTGGGACGTCGCGGCCTGCGGTGGGACCCACGTCCGGAACACGCGCGAAATCGGCCCCGTGACGGTCCTCGACCGATCGAACCCCGGTGAGGGGGTGACGCGCGTCGAACTCGCCGTCGGGCCGCGGGCGATCGGTCGGCGCACGGTCGAGAAGCGGACCGCCTACGGCGCGAAGCGCGCGCTGGGCGTCGCCGTCGAAGACGTCCCCGACGAACTCGATCGGCTCGCCGACGAGCGCGACGGCCTCGCGCGAGAGGTCCGGACGCTTCGACGGGAACTCGTCGAGACGCGCCTCGCCGGGGAGACGCCGTTCGATCGCGGCGGGTGCGAGTGGATCGCGACGACGGTCGAGGACGTCGACTCGAACGAGGCCAGCGAGGTCGCGAGGGAAGTGGTCGGCGAGGTCGCCGATGTCGTTGTGCTCGTCGGCGCCGGCGACTCCCCGTACGCGGTCGTCGCGACGAACGGATCGGTGTCCGCGGCAGCGGTGGTCACGGACGTGACCGACCAGTTCGGCGGCGGCGGCGGTGGCTCGGAACGGGTGGCACAGGCGGGCGGCTTCGACGCCGCGCCCGACGAGGTGCTCTCAGCGGTGAACCCGTAA
- a CDS encoding DUF7534 family protein, whose translation MESRAARRFLHTTLMLSVLAVMAATIAAPPDPFTMLSYAVPLVVLAPVASYLLTFRGWFAAIDAGE comes from the coding sequence ATGGAGTCCCGAGCAGCCCGGCGGTTTCTGCACACAACGCTGATGCTGTCCGTACTCGCGGTGATGGCCGCGACGATCGCGGCTCCGCCCGATCCGTTCACGATGCTCTCGTACGCCGTTCCGCTGGTGGTGCTCGCACCCGTCGCCTCGTACCTGCTCACGTTTCGGGGCTGGTTCGCCGCGATCGACGCCGGAGAGTAA
- a CDS encoding TrmB family transcriptional regulator: MDVDDLAGLLEGFGLSAKEIDTYLAILEHGESKASAIADAADVSKRYVYSISEGLEKRGFVQVDDHAVPTVIRPVDPETVVEKLTDSVERIEPELRSRYTTTDRTGEQFEVIKSRQTVLKRIETLLSNARTEVLLSVPADVLPRVRSTLKETVDRGVLVLLLLGGTETRSQDVASLSGIASAVRTWEALVPTMLTVDRHHGLLAPGQMLASSTSDTRAVSISQEQLAPVLAGSFLANYWPMAEERYVKAPGELPQTYEGFRHAVFQIALHRSGGARLEATVTGSPLVEDDEPATLTGEIVDVHQSLVRPVTSTHPIENAFSIEIDGDRYAVGGSGAFLEDFGAESITVRRLDE, translated from the coding sequence ATGGATGTGGACGACCTCGCCGGGCTCCTCGAGGGGTTCGGTCTCTCGGCCAAGGAAATCGATACCTATCTCGCGATCCTCGAACACGGCGAATCGAAGGCCAGTGCGATCGCCGACGCGGCGGACGTTTCGAAGCGGTACGTCTACAGCATCAGTGAGGGGCTCGAAAAGCGAGGGTTCGTCCAGGTCGACGATCACGCCGTCCCGACGGTAATCCGGCCCGTCGATCCGGAGACCGTCGTCGAGAAACTCACGGACAGCGTCGAGCGGATTGAGCCGGAACTCCGATCGCGGTACACGACCACCGATCGCACCGGCGAGCAGTTCGAAGTGATCAAATCGCGGCAGACGGTCCTGAAACGGATCGAGACGCTGCTCTCGAACGCTCGGACCGAGGTGTTGCTCTCGGTGCCAGCGGACGTGCTCCCCCGCGTTCGGTCGACACTCAAAGAAACGGTGGACCGCGGCGTGCTCGTTCTCCTCCTGCTCGGGGGCACCGAGACGCGGAGCCAGGACGTCGCGTCTCTCTCCGGAATCGCGAGCGCCGTCCGAACCTGGGAGGCGCTCGTCCCGACGATGCTGACCGTCGATCGGCACCACGGCCTGCTCGCACCCGGCCAGATGCTCGCGAGTTCGACGAGCGACACCAGGGCGGTCTCGATCTCCCAGGAGCAACTCGCGCCCGTGCTCGCGGGGTCGTTCCTCGCGAACTACTGGCCGATGGCCGAAGAGCGGTACGTCAAAGCCCCCGGCGAGTTACCGCAGACGTACGAGGGGTTCCGACACGCCGTCTTCCAGATCGCCCTTCACCGGTCCGGCGGCGCCCGGCTCGAGGCGACCGTCACCGGTTCGCCGCTCGTCGAGGACGACGAGCCCGCGACGCTCACCGGCGAAATCGTCGACGTCCACCAGAGCCTCGTCCGTCCCGTGACCTCGACGCACCCGATCGAGAACGCCTTCTCGATCGAGATCGACGGCGATCGGTATGCCGTCGGCGGGAGCGGCGCGTTCCTCGAGGACTTCGGAGCCGAGTCGATCACCGTTCGCCGACTCGACGAGTGA